In Glycine max cultivar Williams 82 chromosome 10, Glycine_max_v4.0, whole genome shotgun sequence, the DNA window CTATGGCCTATTCTAAACTCAGGCAAATCATCAGTTACAACACTACCAACACAATTGTACTGTTACATCCATCAACTTGTGCTCATTGAGACCTCAAGCCCCAACCCTCAAACCTAGATTTTGCAAAAGAGTTATCTTGGCACACTCTCCAAACATCTTGCCAAGCATCTAGAAATCAAACATTAAATAGTTGAAAAGGGGAGGAGGATTTGAGGCAATAGATTGCCACTGTTGTTTTCCCAACAAGTTGTAACTTGCAAATAGAAAAGGGTTCTTTAATAAGTTGGTATGCAGATAAGATCATCCTTTTATTCCCCAATCAGAAGCTTTACCAAACTCCAACAAGATACATAGCATAATGGAATCCAAGCATCATCTTCCCAACATCAAATATATTATCATTGAGGCTAAGTATGGTTTGGCGGTAAACCAGGGAGAAATTTTAAGTAAAGTTTTCTTAAAAATGAGATGTTTGGTATAACAATAATGAAAAGAGAACTTTACAGGAACTTAAATTCCCCCTCTTTAAGGAGTAAAATTTATTCCCAAATATGATCATTTTCTTCTGCCTGAGTCATGACTTTCATTTTTGTATACATAAATTTTCAGTCCAAATTATCCAGCAAAGCCTGGTTATCCTACCACATGTTCTCTGGGGCACTTACATGTATACAGTATACATACATTAAATAagctatataaaaaatttcaaaataacagCTATCCTGCTATCTACTATCCCGCTATCTGCTATTCAGCTATAGCGTTTTCGGGGCTCACTGCTACATGCTGCTATCCAGGATTTTAAAACACTAACAATTGATTTGAGAATGAACTGAAAACttattcttgaagcaataaTACTAATCCAAACAAGTTTTGTAAAAGAACACCACCAGACAAACAAAACCAATCCTTTTCATTTTAAACAATTGAAACACAGAAAAAATTCACCAGCCCTTACTAGAAATATACATAGCTCAcaaacaaaagcaaaacaaacaaGTTAGTGATCAGACACACACCAAACATCATCCaggagaaagaaaacaaaatccaGTAGAAAGGAGCTAAAGCAGAAAAAGCTTTACCTCCAAGTTGGTCACCCCAGAACAACAATCTGGGATCATCCTCTTCCTCATCAAACTCATCCCCATATCCAAACTCAGCATCCCCGCGATAACCCGGTTCGCTCCCATACCCAGATTCGTTACCATTTGCATCAGAGCAGCCACTCACCCCAAACCCAACACCCACATTCTCCTTCTCGCcatccctctctctctccctcctcGAATTCTTCGCCTCGCTCACGTCCGAAGACCAATTCGGATCCCCGTTGCCGAAGAGCTCCCCACTGGAATCGGTGCCCATGGCCACCGGGAAATCGGAGCAGGTGCCGTAAGCGGCGGAGGCCCCCACGGAGCAGCAGCGCCGCGTCCCGCTCCGGTCGCTGCTGCGGCCGGACAGGGATCGGGAGCCGCGGCGGCGCCTCTTGCGCGCGACGAGGCGGTAATTGGTGGCGCGGTTGTTGTTGGGGTTGTGAATGGTGTCGTCGTCGGCGGCGAGGGTGAGTTTGGACATGTCGAGGGAAAACGAGGTGGTTGTGCGATCGGAGAGGCAGGGGCGTTTGTGGTAGTAGGGTTTAGGGTGGGGCCCGTCTTGTTGGAGCTTGAAGGGTTTCCAGCTGCGGAGCTGCAACAAGCACGAGTCTATGGAGTGGCGCGAGTCCAGAGGCTTGTGCGACATCGATTGAGTCATCACAAACAAGACACAGAACCAGGAATTGAATTTCAATTGCCAATTCTCTATTCTGACCAACTCATACTTTTCTATACACACCACTGCAATggcttttttatattatatgagTTAGATttcactattttatttatttttcataattatggcttaaataacatttttattccTGTAAAATAGGTTTTGTTTTGAtcattattactttttattttattttagtttttactgTCGAATAATAAATGTTTATCGATACAAAATAGTGACGTTAATTATATTAACTTGTCGCATTCATAAAGAAGTCTAATAATATGTAATTTCCATTGGGAAATTGTATCAATGAACTGTGAATATCAAAATATGAATGTTGTTATGTCATTAGTCATGTGGGAGGGGGGCCTGACTTTGTTGGATCGTTTGTTGTTTTACAAAATTGACTAGAATGGGAACTAATTAATATTAAGTTCGGTTAAAAGTTGCATGTGCTATCATCTCTATATCAATTAGCATTGTTTATTGGTTTTCATGTTTAATCGAATCATAAAAAGATTTATcttatctgatttttttttcgagATAAATCTTATCTGAATATTATGctctatcaaattttaattattatatgatcaaattttatttctaacttttctaaatttaaaatcaatatttttttttaagaaatcttattttcaaatattatatttgatcaaatcttaattattatctaatttataattacttttatCCTTGACTTTGTTAAGTGCCAACAGTGAACCTCTTTTAATAATAGATTGTATAATCTATTATAATCAGTTTttatttctaactttttataaattataaaattaataataatattatttttttggtaaattacATTAGTATTTCTTGAGATTTTTTCATATTGCacatatttcttcttcttttttttaactgtaCAACAAACTCTTATAGAAGTACAcgatctaatatttttttaaacgatTAACGAGATTGATGTAATGTATAAGAGAGCtaatgtaatattttcaaataattaaggaGATTAAtatatggataaaaatataatattgtgCAATATCTTTAAGAAGTGTCAGTgtaatttaccttttttttttaagaatcttgtctaaatattattatttttatcaaattttagttattattcaatcagatttttttttattttgttaaacacTAATAGTGAACCTCcattaacttaaaatttaaaaatacaatgacACAAGTCAATGTAATTACAGATCATGACATCAACAACATGTAAAATATCACACCGAGTGAAAGAaagatatttctatttttttatattccttATATGACATTTTGgtattttacatttatatataaaatcatgggtcatttatatatgtatatatatggttGGCCTCCCCTTTGGTTTGAGTCTGGTCCGGCCTTGTCATTAGTTAccgtatattattttaaatcgcAATACGTCCTATTGTAGGAACTTTGGTTGCAATGCATAATGGCATAATGCAGTCAAAATCTGCGAGTGTGTTTATTAGgaggaaaataaatgaaaaatatagtgAATTTTCCTAGTGTTTTGTttgagataaataaaaaagaaataaggaaaagaataaaaaatgtataggTAATCAACTTTCAtcgatttcattttctttatttagacAGTTCAAAATTGCTAAAAAATtgtcttctcattttataattaCAAGAAGACTATTAaccttattttataaatacttttttttctttttcttctcattattatatttacatttcTCTGTTACTTGTGGCAAATACAATCCTTCCATTATTATTACTATAGTTTTATCTTTAGAGACTATTAACCTGTTTGGGTATGTCAATTGTATAAAGCTTTTTAAGTTACAAAATTAGATAAATGATCTTATAAgtacttataaaataatataataatatgtttgtttagaaagaaaaaaaaacactggttataaatattgtaaaaagTACACTTCAtcatatgacattttttttttattaagctaACATCCACATATGCTtaatagataaaagaaaaactgcATATACCTTTTTGAAGttaacttaataaaatatttgttaccCACATTAATTACTTGTAGTagcaaaaaaacatataattaaaatattagctcattttaaaactaaataaaaaaactagtgCAACACTTATGTTGaaaattaatatctaattgCATTTCTTACTTCTTCCATGCATATAACATATGTTTGAATTGGTTCTTGTCATTTTTCATAATCAACCCTGTCATTATCGATCATCTCCTCCACCAACTGATTAGaacaatattttctaaaatactttaataacgaaaaataaaataaacatattttgtaagaattaagatgaaaaagaagttatgaaaacaaaaatgaaaaaaactaaattataaggaaaaaatatatatttttcttttttttagaagacactggattattattattattagaatgcAAAAGAGCAGTAATGGAATTAAACACAtcaatttaataacttttttgatGGTTCCATACTTCCATCTTTAAAAATAAGCTGTACCTCAACGTATCAAACCATAAGGACAATATGTAATATCCATACAACAAGCATAGTTACGAATTTCTgtgaacattattttttttctttggctgAAAGGGCCGGTTATGTTTATTGTTGTACTATATAGACGCAGCCATTACAGATCAGTGTTTGATTTTTGGCTTTTTCACGATCATCACAGTGCAGTGAGCATGATGAGCACAATAGTCACTGACACTACCTAAAACCGCCctgaaaatagaaataaaataaaaggtgtCTAAGTATAActgaattaagatattttgcAGTGAAGTGCTCTCGCTTCTGGCAACAATTAATTCACATGTTCCATTccattataaaagaaccaaaaaaCAAACGAACTTGAGAAAGCAAAAAGGTGTTACCATaggttaaaaagaaaatgatctcACCGAGAGTTTGTAATCAGTAGAAAATTAATGTATGTCAATACACAATACAGTAGCATACAAAAACCAATGCTGATCTAGCTGCTGCATGACGTGGgctatgtaataatttttcagGACTCTTGAATTTTGAGTATGACATTACATTTTGCTCATGTTCTTGCCAATTTAATTATGTGATTGTGATTATTATATTGGTTCATTTGAAAATGCTAGAACTCAACTCTGTTAATTCATGGTAGACCCCATTCACATGGAGTGGATCTcctcaatttataaaaaaattatataatctcaatttaaataaataataacggttagattaaaataaatggttaagataaattttaacaaaacttATTGTTTCATTAAAGTTAGAAATAACTTTCCAGTCCtaattttatttcccttttccAAATCAATTTTCCctaataagataattttaagaAGGTTGACAATGAGTGgtaaaaaaaaaccatgataACCTTGACGTTTTGGTGGCTCATGCGACAATCTGAAGTGAGACTCTACAAAGGTTAGTAGCAAGTGGTGAAAAAGTTTTTGAAGAAGACACAATAACCTCGACTTCGTGGTGACTCTAGCaacagagagagaaagtgacCGATGACGAGAACTAGAAAGTGAGGACGACAACGATCAGATAGCGATACCGACAAGGCTCCATCATGAGACACCAATGATGGTGACCAAAGAGCGACGAGAGGGCGTGCCAAACCCAATTTCTGAtatgattttctcttttttttcgtaATCATTACTAATTCaataaaatgatgatttttttttctatttctgaaTAGGATGGCCATTGATCATTTTATTATCATTGACAAAgttgatttttgttgttttttaattttgagaaaatTGAAGAAGGTGAAAAAAAGCAATTGGCAAATGCTAGTCATCAATGAAATATGCATTTATCAATTGTCCTAgtgtatttttctttatctggaCTTGTCGATTATTACTCTAAAATGAATTACTTTGAGAACTTATTACTTGTTAAGATTTTGTGGATAATAACTTTAATTAAGATGAAAGCTTCGGAtagtgtttgatgggtattttttttatgtgatttctattttttaggATGAAAAAATGGTTACCattgaaattgtttttgttaTAATAGGACTAAAATTGCATGTTATATCACAAGAGCGAAAACTtttgtattgagatgagatattTGGAAGGATTTAAAATCACATCAATATTGTAACTTGGCAAAGATAGGAAACAAGCAAGAACCAAGATGAGCAAGATTATAAGAGGAGAGTTTTTTTGGAGGATTCGAAAGTTTAAGATGAAAAATTCTTTAGGAAAATTTCTgtattgaaatcaaacttttatattaaaatgagtTATAAAAAGAGGCAATGTTTCGGTTCTACAAGTAATACGTTTAATGTGAGTTAGAAAAAATGTTAAGTAAAactgtgagttttttttttttataaaaaacattatctttaacaattaattttaatccaaccgttattatttatttaaattaaaattatgcagtttttaataaattgaggAGATCTGCTCTCAGCATTCACACATGTCTCAGAAAGGTATTTATTATTGTCCAAATCCAATCAACTATCACTGCAAAGTGAAGTGAAGAGCATGGATTATAACTGAGAGCAAAACGAAGGTATACCTTTTTATAGCCCCATAACCATGGCTGCCCACAACCAATATTGCAGCACGGTACTTATCCACAGCATCACAAAGAACATTTCTAGGATCACCTTCCACCACTTCCGCTGTCACATCATTCACCTGACAAAACATCATACGTACTATCTTTGAGAGAGGGtcgacaaaattaattttaaaagtaaatatataattttggataataaattaataattaaattttattttgagttcctaataaattgatattataatttaaattttaaaataaatattgataattttttaatctcaagAAATCACATCTTTTTCtaaacaaaacatattttttgtctATATATAATTCATGCTTAGAtgtcttataaaaattattttaattcagaAATAATTATGGACACATGATCAATTCCTTTAAGGTAGAGTTAAAcatacaaaaatttacctaaaatCAATTTGGTATAATTAAACATGCAGAAGAATAGTTAAGAGATCAATGAAAAGGCATGGAAAGAGGGAAAAGTGAATTACGGATTTGTTGAAGCAAAGTTGTTTGGCGGTTTCGAGGACTCTGGCGGCAATCTTTCTCAAATCGGAATCTACAATAGGCAAGATCTCAGCGGCTCCTGCATACACTAAGGAAGCGATTCTCAATTAACTAAGAAAAGCGTGAAAAAGCATGAGCGTAAAAGAATGAACGTACCAGGGCCGGCGAAGCCCACGGCGGAGGTGGCGGTGGGCCTTGAGTGGATGAGAACGAGCTTGAAGATTGGGCTCGGGAAGAAGTGATCCAAAGCCCAATTCAGCGCGTACGTGCTCTGCTCGCTGTCGTCTATGCCTATCAGCACCACTTGCTTCtccgacgacgacgacgacgctGCCATTTCAAAAAGCAAAACTCTCTTTACTTCTCTGTACTTGGTTGTCGTCTATGCCTATCAAACCAAACAAACCACTCGTCAATTATTGAATCAGTCCTTCACTATGGAAGCCGTGTTTGAAAACGACGTCGCGGATTCTCGCCCTTTGCGGATAGTGTAGGATACGAAAGAGGGCAGAATTTaatactttattaattatttttaattttattttcttagccAATTTGAAGCACAATGAATATGTTCCCTAAGATAAGATTAGagaattaaatttgtttaaaataattgtagagtaagataaatttgttttttctttcacgCCTTCACGGCTTGATTTGGTTTTGGTGGTGTAGGTGATGGATGTGAAAGCAAATCTATGTGCGTGGACTTTAATGTGATCCATGGTATGCAATATTTGATGACTATGTAAGTCATGTTCTACATGGTTCTGTTATGTCCGATAAGTCTCACTGTCTGCCTCTCATTAGCTGGAAGAGTTGTCAAATTGGCTATGCCCAGCCACAATCAAAATGGGTGTAAGAAGAATCAGTCCACTCTTTTGTTGGTAGAGCCTCATCTGTTGCCTCGTCAAATCACATcaaaatttatctattattttttaacattcagTGATTTTCAGGCCAACATTTGGTTTGTTTAgcagaaactaaaataatatattattttattagataattttatgAAACAAGCTTATATCTAGATGTCAAATAAAGAAGAGTTCTCTGCCTCATATCTTTGATTATGATTTGGGTCAAAGCAAACCACTGTGCAATCAAAGTTCTATCTAGATCAAGGTTGTCAAAATATTAAGTGGCCTTCTAATCTTTAATTAACTTGTGTGATATTAATGTGTTTTGATTATacattatgtttttctttaaaatctATTAATTGGTATTTTTTGGATCACTATATAATTGATGTGAAGTGTATATTAAGtttgttgatgattaatttttgttaagaaatttgactgattatttttaatgaaattttttcactaaatcatatatataaagcTCAAAtctgatattattttaaaaaaaatcaaattcaatttcattcaaattaatgattttttggtATTTATTTATTGGTATGAATTACTAAGATGGTGCATTTTGAGATTGTTACGTGTTAgattaacattaaaattttagattcaattaaaccaaactttttttaatttcaattttgatcaaattGGAGAAAATAGGCGGGggattcttttttatcatatttttgtgatattgtgttttgtatgtaataattaataaaaaaaattaaggaggtccaattttttttatgtcttcAATCTTTACTTGGTTTGGTTTGAAGATgattattattcaaaaattaaattattttatttcctataaataattttttggtatatcttcatatatatatatatatatatatatatatatatatatatatatatatatatatatatatatatatatatatcatcctttttttttaagaagacttttatctttttatatataactatataagtCTATTTATCCATTGGTTGACacttaagtataaaataaattgtattggaaagaaaataatgttatgtttgcaataaaaatttatcaataaagtatttttaatgaaaaaaactttatactaatattatgatcaacaaaaataaaatatagatctATTTACATTTGATatatctttttatgtttttaaattttaatgttaatgGAATGTTTTAACATTTTGTAACTCGAAACCagtttcaaaatattatttttttaaaattcaaatatgctCTTGACGTGAATATGATGTATTATcttatacttttaatatttcttttaatctatcaaCATATTTAGTTCTagcttaaatttatttattttaaaaaattatcaataatttaaaaaatatacatagcacaacataaactattttatcataaatttaaaatataatttacatgttaaaaaatatttattgcatattttaattaatacaatGTATGACCAAAAtgctatttattttatatacccaattttttttttttttttgacagcaTATAACCaaagtttatttataataaataaaaacaagtatAGTAGTAGTTATTAAAATGAAACTCTATTTTGACTTTGGCATTTGAGGAGGGTGGTGATAATGAGATGTGGATCATCCGTAATCCCTACTTTAACCCTCTGTTACGCGTTAAACCGTTGGCAAATACCTTGCAGAGGATTTCggaaacaacaaacaaaagaaCCACTCGTTCGCATTCAACCTCACCCTCCTTCTTTTGAGTCACTCGTCACGCACGCATGCacgctttctttctttctctgtttttaaattaagtataaTATATTATCAGATATCGAGAGAGAGATAGGATTCATCGTATTGTTATCATCCCTTGCAATCCATGTTTCTGTTTCTACCACCAAAGCATGAAGTTCTGCAAGACCTACCAGCAGTACATGCAAGGACATGGCCACAACAAGCTCCCTTCTGTTGGCTTCAAGAACCTCAAAAAGATCATTAAAAGCTGCAGGAGAGCCTCCACTCAACCTACCTGCCCTGATCATTGCCCaggtcatcatcatcatcatcatttataTTAACCCTACCTTTTCATTCATTATTATTGTTGCATCCCATAAtgtattaatgaaaaaaaaaaaaaaaagatgtccTTTCCCCTGTTACCTGCTTTGGCATACATTATACATGATTATTTGTCTAATGATAGGTGTGAAGTACTGGTACTTTAATTTGCTTCACCGATACGTATCCGATATTGATACTCACCGATACGTATCTATAAAGTATCCAAGCCCTTACAAGAAATTATGCAAATCCAATATTACATATCAGACACATAAGCATGTATAATTTACCCTTGatgaataaaatagaaatattcttCTTTATGCATGATTTTAAGAAAGGGATGAGATTGATACTATTCCAACTTTTAGACAATAAAAAGTGATTTATGATGACCctgatttataatttgtattttgattttagtAATGTTCAAGAAGTATGTTCTTAATTTGGATTTGCattattgtaattatatatttattatgttttatgattttttgtaCATATCTAGATGTGTACAGTatcctatatatatttttagaataattgtATCTCCACATCCGATATGTGTTGGGTAAGATACATTCATTTATTGTATCTGTGCATCATAGAATGATGGTAATGTTAAGGAGACAAATTTCTTTAGAGATAGTTTAAACTTTTCAATATTTCGAACTACCTCTATGCTAACTCGATCAATCTAATTATTCAGTGTGCGATGGGACCTTTTTCCCTTCCCTTCTCAATGAAATGTCAGATATAGTAGGGTGCTTTAATCAGCGCGCGCAGCAATTGCTGGAACTACATCTTGCTTCTGGCTTCAGAAAGTACTTTCTCATGTTGAAAGGAAAATTACACAAGAATCATACTGCTCTAATCGAAGAAGGAAAAGATCTAGTCATATATGCACTCATAAATTCCATCGCAATTCGAAAAATCTTGAAGAAATATGATAAGGTGTGTCTAGATATCAGGTTCTTTCCTATTTCTTTCCCATTCTAATTTAAGTTTTGAGTTTTGATAATCCATGCTAAGCCGTATgtgttctttaatttatattctcACTACTACTGTCACTGCAGATTCATTATTCCAAGCAAGGCCAATTATTCAAGTCGAAAGTCCAGACCATGCACAAGGAAATTCTTCAAAGTCCCTGGCTTTGTGAGCTTATTGCCTTACACATTAACTTAAGGGAAacaaaatccaagccaagggaGGCATCCGCACTGTTTGATGGATGTTATCTCACATTCACGGATGGAAAACCATCACTTACTTGTGAGCTCTTTGATTCCGTCAAAATT includes these proteins:
- the LOC100527357 gene encoding uncharacterized protein isoform X2, with protein sequence MAASSSSSEKQVVLIGIDDSEQSTYALNWALDHFFPSPIFKLVLIHSRPTATSAVGFAGPDSDLRKIAARVLETAKQLCFNKSVNDVTAEVVEGDPRNVLCDAVDKYRAAILVVGSHGYGAIKRAVLGSVSDYCAHHAHCTVMIVKKPKIKH
- the LOC100798288 gene encoding uncharacterized protein isoform X2; protein product: MTQSMSHKPLDSRHSIDSCLLQLRSWKPFKLQQDGPHPKPYYHKRPCLSDRTTTSFSLDMSKLTLAADDDTIHNPNNNRATNYRLVARKRRRRGSRSLSGRSSDRSGTRRCCSVGASAAYGTCSDFPVAMGTDSSGELFGNGDPNWSSDVSEAKNSRRERERDGEKENVGVGFGVSGCSDANGNESGYGSEPGYRGDAEFGYGDEFDEEEDDPRLLFWGDQLGAVDSKREMVGENTLLDQKSHHRCRRRKHDCRMVDALR
- the LOC100798288 gene encoding uncharacterized protein isoform X1, whose amino-acid sequence is MTQSMSHKPLDSRHSIDSCLLQLRSWKPFKLQQDGPHPKPYYHKRPCLSDRTTTSFSLDMSKLTLAADDDTIHNPNNNRATNYRLVARKRRRRGSRSLSGRSSDRSGTRRCCSVGASAAYGTCSDFPVAMGTDSSGELFGNGDPNWSSDVSEAKNSRRERERDGEKENVGVGFGVSGCSDANGNESGYGSEPGYRGDAEFGYGDEFDEEEDDPRLLFWGDQLGENDLTFIAPAVDSKREMVGENTLLDQKSHHRCRRRKHDCRMVDALR
- the LOC100527357 gene encoding uncharacterized protein LOC100527357 isoform 2 (isoform 2 is encoded by transcript variant 2), coding for MAASSSSSEKQVVLIGIDDSEQSTYALNWALDHFFPSPIFKLVLIHSRPTATSAVGFAGPVYAGAAEILPIVDSDLRKIAARVLETAKQLCFNKSVNDVTAEVVEGDPRNVLCDAVDKYRAAILVVGSHGYGAIKRAVLGSVSDYCAHHAHCTVMIVKKPKIKH
- the LOC100527357 gene encoding uncharacterized protein LOC100527357 isoform 1 (isoform 1 is encoded by transcript variant 1), whose protein sequence is MAASSSSSEKQVVLIGIDDSEQSTYALNWALDHFFPSPIFKLVLIHSRPTATSAVGFAGPGAAEILPIVDSDLRKIAARVLETAKQLCFNKSVNDVTAEVVEGDPRNVLCDAVDKYRAAILVVGSHGYGAIKRAVLGSVSDYCAHHAHCTVMIVKKPKIKH
- the LOC100803060 gene encoding E3 ubiquitin-protein ligase BAH1 isoform X1, whose translation is MKFCKTYQQYMQGHGHNKLPSVGFKNLKKIIKSCRRASTQPTCPDHCPVCDGTFFPSLLNEMSDIVGCFNQRAQQLLELHLASGFRKYFLMLKGKLHKNHTALIEEGKDLVIYALINSIAIRKILKKYDKIHYSKQGQLFKSKVQTMHKEILQSPWLCELIALHINLRETKSKPREASALFDGCYLTFTDGKPSLTCELFDSVKIDIDLTCSICLDTVFDSVSLTCGHIFCYTCACSTASVTIVDGLKAANPKEKCPLCREGRVYEDAVHLEELNILLGRSCREYWEQRLQMERVERVKQVKEHWETQCRAFMGI
- the LOC100803060 gene encoding E3 ubiquitin-protein ligase BAH1 isoform X2; translated protein: MKFCKTYQQYMQGHGHNKLPSVGFKNLKKIIKSCRRASTQPTCPDHCPVCDGTFFPSLLNEMSDIVGCFNQRAQQLLELHLASGFRKYFLMLKGKLHKNHTALIEEGKDLVIYALINSIAIRKILKKYDKIHYSKQGQLFKSKVQTMHKEILQSPWLCELIALHINLRETKSKPREASALFDGCYLTFTDGKPSLTCELFDSVKIDIDLTCSICLTGYSV